The proteins below come from a single Arthrobacter sp. B1I2 genomic window:
- a CDS encoding Gfo/Idh/MocA family protein has product MTGTEGDPRTIRTAVVGYGLAGSVFHVPLLDANSSYSLDCIATSDAGRKAAASSRLPGAEVVRDAAAVLERAADLDLVVLATPPATHLPLARAALEAGLDVVVDKPFAVTSDQGQELIDAARQLGRVLTVFHNRRWDGDFLTLRKLLAAQALGHVTRFESRFERWSPSIAKAWKARATAADGGGTLFDLGSHLIDQALQLFGPAAVLHTELKARRSDERADDDVFLVLRHDSGVFSHLSMNMLCAQQGPRFRVLGSVGGFTKNGTDPQEPYIAAGGSPLDPAYGQEAPEWAGLLGRDGHLDALPTERGAYPEFYRILADKILDGGTASALPLPVDPEDAVEVLKIIEKARELATGMS; this is encoded by the coding sequence ATGACCGGAACTGAAGGCGACCCCCGCACCATCCGCACTGCCGTCGTTGGCTACGGGCTCGCCGGCAGCGTGTTCCATGTGCCCTTGCTTGACGCCAACAGCAGCTACTCGCTCGACTGCATTGCCACGTCCGACGCCGGGCGGAAGGCGGCTGCCTCATCACGGCTTCCGGGGGCGGAAGTGGTGCGCGACGCCGCCGCCGTCCTCGAACGGGCAGCTGACCTTGACCTTGTGGTGCTGGCCACGCCGCCCGCGACGCACCTTCCGCTGGCCAGGGCAGCGCTGGAGGCGGGGCTGGACGTGGTGGTGGACAAGCCGTTCGCGGTCACCAGCGACCAGGGGCAGGAGCTCATTGATGCGGCGCGGCAGCTGGGCCGGGTGCTGACGGTGTTCCACAACCGGCGGTGGGACGGGGACTTCCTCACCCTGCGGAAGCTGCTGGCCGCCCAGGCCCTTGGTCACGTGACCAGGTTCGAGTCCCGGTTCGAGCGCTGGTCTCCTTCCATCGCCAAAGCCTGGAAGGCACGGGCCACGGCTGCCGACGGCGGAGGCACCCTGTTCGACCTCGGCAGCCACCTGATCGACCAGGCGCTGCAGCTTTTTGGTCCTGCCGCCGTGCTCCACACCGAACTTAAGGCCCGGCGGTCCGACGAGCGGGCGGATGATGACGTCTTCCTGGTTCTCCGGCACGATTCCGGTGTGTTCAGCCACCTGAGTATGAACATGCTGTGCGCCCAGCAGGGGCCGCGCTTCCGGGTGCTGGGCTCGGTGGGCGGGTTCACCAAGAACGGTACGGATCCGCAGGAGCCCTACATCGCCGCCGGCGGCAGCCCGCTGGATCCTGCTTATGGCCAGGAAGCCCCGGAGTGGGCAGGCCTCCTGGGCCGTGACGGCCACCTGGATGCCCTGCCCACGGAGCGGGGCGCGTACCCGGAGTTCTACCGGATCCTGGCGGACAAGATCCTCGACGGCGGCACGGCGTCTGCCCTGCCCCTCCCGGTAGACCCGGAAGACGCCGTCGAGGTCCTCAAAATCATAGAAAAAGCACGCGAACTGGCCACCGGAATGTCTTAA
- the ald gene encoding alanine dehydrogenase has protein sequence MIIGVPKEIKNNEFRVAITAAGVHEFRTHGHTVLVERGAGLGSGITDEEYSIAGAEIVNEADDVWARADMVMKVKEPIKSEYHRFRKGLILFTYLHLAAEPELTKELINSGVTAIAYETVQEGRSLPLLAPMSEVAGRLSVQVGATSLMAPAGGKGVLLGGVPGVRPAKVVVLGAGVAGTNAAAMALGLGADVTILDINIHRLRELDAQYQGRLKTVASNKYEIEKSVVDADLVIGSVLIPGAKAPKLVTNDLVARMKPGSVLVDIAVDQGGCFEDTHPTTHQEPTYKVHNTIFYCVANMPGAVPNTSTYALTNVTLRYAVSLANLGVKAAFDRDPALAAGLNIAAGHVAHHSVSEAHDLPLVKDWHELVSA, from the coding sequence ATGATCATCGGCGTCCCCAAAGAAATCAAGAACAACGAATTCCGCGTGGCCATCACCGCGGCCGGAGTCCACGAGTTCCGGACCCACGGACACACCGTCCTGGTGGAGCGCGGGGCCGGCCTGGGTTCAGGCATCACCGACGAGGAATATTCAATCGCCGGCGCCGAGATCGTCAACGAAGCCGATGACGTCTGGGCCCGCGCGGACATGGTGATGAAGGTCAAGGAGCCCATCAAGTCCGAGTACCACCGCTTCCGCAAGGGCCTGATCCTCTTCACCTACCTGCACCTGGCCGCCGAGCCGGAGCTGACCAAGGAGCTCATCAACTCCGGCGTCACCGCCATCGCCTACGAAACCGTGCAGGAAGGCCGGTCGCTGCCGCTGCTCGCCCCCATGTCCGAAGTTGCCGGCCGCCTGTCAGTCCAGGTGGGTGCCACCTCGCTGATGGCTCCGGCCGGCGGCAAGGGCGTCCTGCTGGGCGGCGTGCCCGGCGTGCGCCCCGCCAAGGTGGTTGTCCTGGGCGCCGGTGTTGCCGGCACCAACGCCGCAGCCATGGCCCTGGGCCTGGGTGCGGACGTCACCATCCTGGACATCAACATCCACCGCCTGCGTGAACTGGACGCCCAGTACCAGGGCCGGCTGAAGACCGTCGCGTCCAACAAATACGAGATTGAGAAGTCCGTGGTGGACGCCGACCTGGTGATCGGTTCCGTCTTGATCCCGGGCGCCAAGGCTCCGAAGCTGGTCACCAACGACCTCGTGGCCCGGATGAAGCCCGGCTCCGTCCTGGTGGACATCGCTGTGGACCAGGGCGGCTGCTTCGAGGACACCCACCCCACCACGCACCAGGAACCCACGTACAAGGTGCACAACACCATCTTCTACTGCGTGGCCAACATGCCCGGCGCCGTGCCCAACACCTCCACCTACGCGCTGACCAACGTCACCCTGCGCTACGCCGTGTCCCTGGCAAACCTGGGCGTGAAGGCAGCCTTCGACCGCGACCCCGCCCTCGCCGCCGGCCTGAACATTGCCGCAGGCCACGTGGCACACCACTCCGTGTCCGAGGCCCACGACCTGCCCCTTGTAAAGGACTGGCACGAACTGGTCTCTGCGTAA